Proteins encoded by one window of Streptomyces sp. ALI-76-A:
- a CDS encoding DLW-39 family protein, translating into MKKLLLVALAAIGGLLVYRQIQADRAEQDLWTEATDSVPTGS; encoded by the coding sequence GTGAAGAAGCTTCTCCTGGTCGCACTGGCCGCCATCGGCGGGCTCCTCGTGTACCGCCAGATCCAGGCGGATCGCGCCGAGCAGGATCTGTGGACGGAGGCGACTGACTCCGTGCCCACGGGTTCGTGA
- a CDS encoding DUF3566 domain-containing protein, translating into MSGATGAGSTGTSTGSSTGSETDGGGRGSAANPTDSHTPDSPPNDPHTTNLQAIKPSATESHSPGPHGSQGGTVTDTRGPKAQRHTTGAGQTAAPAAPGTQAQPPAQPVSPEAVASPLPGERQRQQPGGPYHPPQAYPTQAPASGVRRPRTGARTTPRTRKARLRVAKADPWSVMKVSFLLSIALGICTIVAAAVLWMVMDAMGVFSTVGGTISEATGSNESNGFDLQSFLSLPNVLMFTTIIAVIDVVLATALATLGAFIYNLSAGFVGGVELTLAEDE; encoded by the coding sequence GTGAGCGGAGCCACGGGCGCCGGATCGACCGGTACCTCCACCGGTTCTTCCACCGGTTCGGAGACGGACGGCGGCGGCCGTGGCTCCGCCGCGAATCCGACAGATTCGCACACACCCGACTCACCTCCGAACGACCCGCATACGACCAACCTCCAGGCGATCAAGCCATCCGCGACCGAGTCGCACTCGCCCGGCCCACATGGATCCCAGGGGGGAACTGTGACGGACACCAGAGGTCCGAAGGCGCAGCGGCACACCACCGGCGCGGGCCAGACCGCGGCTCCGGCCGCTCCGGGCACCCAGGCTCAGCCGCCCGCCCAGCCGGTGTCTCCCGAGGCGGTGGCGTCCCCGCTGCCGGGGGAACGGCAGCGGCAGCAGCCCGGCGGGCCCTACCACCCGCCGCAGGCCTACCCGACGCAGGCTCCGGCGAGCGGGGTCCGGCGCCCGCGTACCGGCGCGCGCACCACGCCCCGCACCCGCAAGGCCCGCCTGCGGGTCGCCAAGGCCGACCCGTGGTCGGTGATGAAGGTCAGCTTCCTGCTCTCCATCGCGCTGGGCATCTGCACGATCGTGGCGGCCGCCGTGCTGTGGATGGTCATGGACGCGATGGGCGTCTTCTCGACGGTCGGCGGCACGATCTCGGAGGCGACCGGCTCGAACGAGTCGAACGGCTTCGACCTGCAATCCTTCCTGTCACTGCCCAACGTCCTGATGTTCACGACGATCATCGCGGTCATCGACGTCGTCCTCGCGACGGCCCTCGCGACGCTCGGCGCGTTCATCTACAACCTCTCCGCCGGCTTCGTCGGAGGCGTCGAGCTGACGCTGGCCGAGGACGAGTGA
- a CDS encoding DUF5324 family protein produces MTRIDSVRAATGSAKDSVLHAAEVVAPYADTAKDRATHYAHEARVRLAPKVSQATEQARVQYGAHVAPRLDQARSQALAHVPPKVDQAAHEAAERTRKAAKQAADYSRPKIEQAVAAAGPVRGEAAARSAAALAALRGQISPKEIQKLVRKQQRRARAGRLAKALAVAGVVAGGAYAAWKWWDKQANPDWLVEPPAATEVPESTRLASVDGSGQSVLDPEVEAKQAEEEAAHRDEGR; encoded by the coding sequence GTGACCCGCATCGACAGCGTGCGCGCCGCGACCGGCTCGGCCAAGGACAGCGTGCTGCACGCCGCGGAAGTGGTGGCGCCCTACGCCGACACCGCCAAGGACAGGGCCACGCACTACGCACACGAGGCACGCGTACGGCTTGCGCCGAAGGTGTCGCAGGCCACCGAACAGGCCCGGGTCCAGTACGGCGCTCATGTGGCGCCGCGTCTGGACCAGGCTCGGTCGCAGGCTCTCGCACATGTCCCGCCGAAGGTCGACCAGGCAGCCCACGAAGCCGCCGAACGTACCCGCAAGGCGGCCAAGCAGGCCGCCGACTATTCCCGGCCGAAGATTGAACAGGCGGTGGCCGCGGCAGGCCCCGTCCGAGGCGAGGCCGCTGCGCGCAGTGCCGCCGCGCTGGCCGCCCTGCGCGGCCAGATCTCGCCCAAGGAGATCCAGAAGCTCGTCCGCAAGCAGCAGCGACGTGCGCGGGCCGGCCGGCTCGCCAAGGCGCTGGCGGTCGCGGGCGTCGTCGCGGGCGGTGCCTACGCCGCCTGGAAGTGGTGGGACAAGCAGGCCAACCCGGACTGGTTGGTCGAGCCCCCCGCCGCGACGGAGGTCCCCGAATCGACTCGGCTGGCCTCGGTGGACGGCAGCGGCCAGTCCGTGCTGGACCCCGAGGTCGAGGCCAAGCAGGCCGAAGAGGAGGCCGCGCATCGCGACGAGGGCCGCTGA
- the gyrA gene encoding DNA gyrase subunit A: protein MADETPNLPPGPVTPEEGGPIAQRVEPVGLETEMQRSYLDYAMSVIVSRALPDVRDGLKPVHRRVLYAMYDGGYRPERGFYKCARVVGDVMGNYHPHGDSSIYDALVRLAQPWSMRMPLVDSNGNFGSPGNDPAAAMRYTECKMAPLSMEMVRDIDEETVDFTDNYDGRSQEPTVLPARFPNLLINGSAGIAVGMATNIPPHNLREVASGAQWYLENPEASHEELLDALIERIKGPDFPTGALVVGRRGIEEAYRTGRGSITMRAVVQVEEIQNRQCLVVTELPYQTNPDNLAQKIADLVKDGKIGGIADVRDETSSRTGQRLVIVLKRDAVAKVVLNNLYKHTDLQSNFSANMLALVDGVPRTLSLDAFIRHWVTHQIEVIVRRTRFRLRKAEERAHILRGLLKALDAIDEVIALIRRSDTVDIARTGLMSLLEIDEIQANAILEMQLRRLAALERQKIVQEHDELQAKITQYNEILASPVRQRGIVSEELAAIVEKYGDDRKTMLVPYDGDMSMEDLIAEEDIVVTVTRGGYVKRTKTDDYRAQKRGGKGVRGAKLKEDDIVDHFFVSTTHHWLLFFTNKGRVYRAKAYELPDAGRDARGQHVANLLAFQPDEAIAEILAIRDYEAVPYLVLATKGGLVKKTPLKDYDSPRSGGVIAINLRETEDGSDDELIGAELVSADDDLLLISKKAQSIRFTATDEALRPMGRATSGVKGMSFREGDQLLSMNVVRPGTFVFTATDGGYAKRTAVDEYRVQGRGGLGIKAAKIVEDRGSLVGALVVETTDEILAITLGGGVIRTRVNEIRETGRDTMGVQLINLGKRDAVVGIARNAEAGREAEEVDGDIAVDETAEGAETNGTDEGEAPSTE, encoded by the coding sequence ATGGCCGACGAGACCCCCAATCTTCCCCCTGGCCCCGTCACCCCCGAAGAGGGCGGCCCGATCGCCCAGCGTGTCGAGCCCGTCGGGCTCGAGACGGAGATGCAGCGCTCGTACCTCGACTACGCGATGTCCGTCATCGTCTCGCGCGCGCTGCCCGACGTCCGGGACGGTCTGAAGCCCGTCCACCGGCGCGTCCTGTACGCCATGTACGACGGCGGCTACCGGCCCGAGCGCGGCTTCTACAAGTGCGCCCGCGTCGTCGGCGACGTCATGGGCAACTACCACCCGCACGGCGACTCCTCGATCTACGACGCGCTGGTCCGCCTCGCGCAGCCGTGGTCGATGCGGATGCCGCTGGTGGACTCCAACGGCAACTTCGGCTCTCCGGGCAACGACCCGGCGGCGGCCATGCGCTACACCGAGTGCAAGATGGCGCCGCTGTCCATGGAGATGGTCCGTGACATCGACGAGGAGACCGTCGACTTCACGGACAACTACGACGGCCGCTCCCAGGAGCCGACCGTCCTGCCGGCCCGTTTCCCGAACCTGCTGATCAACGGCTCGGCCGGCATCGCGGTCGGCATGGCGACCAACATTCCGCCGCACAACCTGCGCGAGGTCGCCTCCGGTGCCCAGTGGTACCTGGAGAACCCGGAAGCGAGCCACGAGGAACTGCTGGACGCGCTCATCGAGCGCATCAAGGGCCCCGACTTCCCGACCGGCGCCCTGGTGGTGGGCCGCCGGGGCATCGAGGAGGCCTACCGCACGGGCCGCGGCTCGATCACCATGCGGGCGGTCGTCCAGGTCGAGGAGATCCAGAACCGCCAGTGCCTGGTGGTCACGGAACTGCCGTACCAGACCAACCCCGACAACCTCGCGCAGAAGATCGCCGACCTGGTGAAGGACGGCAAGATCGGCGGCATCGCGGACGTCCGTGACGAGACCTCGTCCCGCACGGGCCAGCGTCTGGTCATCGTCCTGAAGCGGGACGCGGTCGCCAAGGTCGTCCTGAACAACCTCTACAAGCACACCGACCTTCAGTCGAACTTCAGCGCCAACATGCTGGCCCTGGTCGACGGTGTGCCGCGCACGCTCTCCCTGGACGCGTTCATCCGCCACTGGGTGACGCACCAGATCGAGGTCATCGTCCGCCGTACGCGCTTCCGGCTGCGCAAGGCCGAGGAGCGGGCGCACATCCTGCGCGGCCTGCTGAAGGCCCTGGACGCCATCGACGAGGTCATCGCGCTGATCCGGCGCAGCGACACCGTCGACATCGCGCGCACCGGCCTGATGAGCCTCCTGGAGATCGACGAGATCCAGGCGAACGCGATCCTGGAGATGCAGCTGCGCCGACTGGCCGCCCTGGAGCGCCAGAAGATCGTCCAGGAGCACGACGAACTCCAGGCGAAGATCACCCAGTACAACGAGATCCTCGCCTCCCCGGTCCGCCAGCGCGGCATCGTCAGCGAGGAACTCGCCGCGATCGTCGAGAAGTACGGCGACGACCGCAAGACCATGCTGGTGCCCTACGACGGCGACATGTCCATGGAGGACCTGATCGCCGAGGAGGACATCGTCGTCACCGTCACGCGCGGCGGCTACGTCAAGCGCACCAAGACGGACGACTACCGCGCCCAGAAGCGCGGCGGCAAGGGCGTGCGCGGCGCGAAGCTCAAGGAAGACGACATCGTCGACCACTTCTTCGTGTCGACCACCCACCACTGGCTGCTGTTCTTCACGAACAAGGGCCGCGTCTACCGGGCCAAGGCGTACGAGCTGCCGGACGCCGGCCGGGACGCCCGCGGCCAGCACGTCGCCAACCTGCTGGCCTTCCAGCCGGACGAGGCGATCGCCGAGATCCTCGCGATCCGCGACTACGAGGCGGTGCCGTACCTGGTCCTGGCCACCAAGGGCGGACTGGTGAAGAAAACGCCTCTGAAGGATTACGATTCGCCGCGCTCCGGCGGTGTGATCGCGATCAATCTGCGCGAGACAGAGGACGGTTCGGACGACGAACTGATCGGAGCCGAACTCGTTTCGGCCGATGATGATCTGCTGCTGATCAGCAAGAAGGCGCAGTCGATCAGGTTCACGGCCACGGACGAAGCGCTGCGTCCCATGGGCCGCGCCACCTCGGGCGTCAAGGGCATGAGCTTCCGCGAGGGCGACCAGCTGCTCTCGATGAATGTTGTTCGACCCGGTACGTTCGTGTTCACTGCTACGGACGGCGGGTACGCGAAGCGGACCGCCGTCGACGAGTACCGCGTCCAAGGTCGCGGCGGTCTCGGCATCAAGGCCGCCAAGATCGTCGAGGATCGTGGGTCGCTCGTCGGCGCGCTGGTGGTCGAGACTACTGACGAGATCCTCGCCATCACGCTGGGCGGCGGTGTGATTCGTACGCGAGTCAACGAGATCAGGGAGACGGGCCGTGACACCATGGGCGTCCAACTGATCAACCTGGGCAAGCGCGATGCCGTCGTCGGTATCGCACGGAACGCCGAGGCGGGACGTGAGGCGGAGGAGGTCGACGGCGACATCGCTGTCGACGAGACCGCCGAAGGTGCCGAGACCAACGGCACGGACGAGGGCGAGGCGCCCTCGACCGAGTAA
- a CDS encoding rhomboid family intramembrane serine protease has product MDQAAGSSQDAQSLPGCYRHPDRETGVRCTRCERPICPECMVSASVGFQCPDCVRGAGGTGPALAAARPRTIAGGTITADPRLLTKILIGINVAVFVAVHAWSGLLADLVLRGAWPPPPFAPTEGVADGEWYRLVTSMFTHNEIWHIAFNMLSLWWLGGPLEEALGRARYLAVYFISGLAGSALAYLLTDPGTGTLGASGAIFGLFGATAVLVRRLKYDMRPIIALLVINLIFTFNPGFNISWQAHIGGLVAGVVTGYAMVNAPRRRRALVQYGTCALVLAVILVSIVLRSAQLT; this is encoded by the coding sequence ATGGACCAGGCGGCAGGCAGTTCGCAGGATGCCCAGAGCCTGCCCGGCTGCTACCGGCACCCGGACCGGGAGACCGGCGTCCGCTGCACCCGCTGCGAGCGTCCGATCTGCCCGGAGTGCATGGTCAGCGCCTCCGTCGGCTTCCAGTGCCCCGACTGCGTGCGCGGCGCCGGCGGCACCGGACCCGCCCTGGCCGCAGCCCGGCCCCGCACCATCGCCGGCGGCACCATCACCGCCGACCCCCGCCTGCTCACCAAGATCCTCATCGGGATCAACGTCGCGGTGTTCGTCGCCGTCCACGCCTGGTCGGGGCTGCTGGCCGACCTGGTCCTGCGCGGCGCCTGGCCCCCGCCGCCCTTCGCGCCCACCGAAGGCGTCGCGGACGGTGAGTGGTACCGCCTGGTGACGTCGATGTTCACGCACAACGAGATCTGGCACATCGCCTTCAACATGCTCAGCCTGTGGTGGCTCGGCGGCCCTCTGGAAGAGGCCCTCGGCCGGGCCCGCTACCTCGCGGTGTACTTCATCTCCGGACTCGCGGGCAGTGCCCTCGCCTATCTGCTCACGGATCCGGGCACGGGCACGCTCGGCGCCTCCGGTGCCATCTTCGGTCTCTTCGGGGCCACCGCCGTCCTCGTGCGCCGGCTCAAGTACGACATGCGGCCGATCATCGCGCTGCTGGTGATCAACCTCATCTTCACCTTCAACCCAGGGTTCAACATCTCCTGGCAGGCCCACATCGGTGGCCTCGTCGCGGGGGTGGTCACCGGTTACGCCATGGTCAACGCCCCCCGCCGGCGTCGTGCGCTGGTCCAGTACGGCACCTGTGCGCTGGTCCTGGCCGTGATCCTCGTCTCGATCGTCCTGAGGTCGGCTCAGCTCACCTGA
- a CDS encoding DNA-binding protein translates to MDAAQQEATARARELQRNWYGEPLGALFRKLIDDLGLNQARLAGVLGLSAPMLSQLMSGQRAKIGNPAVVQRVQLLQDLAGQVADGSVSAAEATDRMEEIKKSQGGSVLGNTTQTTSSSGAPTVKRVVREIQSLLRSVAAAGDIIEAADTLAPTHPELAEFLRVYGAGRTSDAVAHYQSHQS, encoded by the coding sequence ATGGACGCCGCACAGCAGGAAGCGACCGCGAGAGCGCGGGAACTGCAGCGGAACTGGTACGGGGAGCCGCTGGGGGCGCTCTTCCGTAAGCTCATAGACGATCTTGGCCTCAACCAGGCTCGTCTCGCGGGGGTACTGGGACTGTCCGCACCGATGCTGTCGCAGCTAATGAGCGGTCAGCGGGCGAAGATCGGTAACCCGGCGGTGGTCCAGCGGGTGCAACTGCTGCAGGACCTGGCGGGGCAGGTCGCGGACGGCAGCGTCAGCGCGGCCGAGGCGACCGACCGCATGGAGGAGATCAAGAAGTCCCAGGGGGGTTCGGTGCTCGGCAACACGACGCAGACGACGAGCAGTTCGGGTGCGCCCACGGTCAAGCGGGTCGTCCGCGAGATCCAGTCGCTGCTGCGCTCGGTCGCCGCCGCGGGAGACATCATCGAAGCCGCGGACACCCTCGCCCCGACCCACCCGGAACTGGCAGAGTTCCTCCGGGTGTACGGCGCCGGCCGCACGTCCGACGCGGTCGCGCACTACCAGTCCCACCAGAGCTGA
- a CDS encoding class E sortase yields the protein MRVIVRTFSELCITLGALIVLFVAYVLFWTGVRADHVMGDQIEQLREQWAKESVRPRVTAAPGTSGTREAPEPSASYQSGKPFAIMYIPRLGFTWNKPVLENTATGTLKKGLGHYANTARLGQKGNFAVAGHRRTYGDPFKDFPRLRRGDAVVLTDGATWFTYRIDKGPYRTVPSDIEVIDPVPRKSGYTRPGRYLTLTTCDPEWGHSHRLIVWAHLDSTQPVDTGKPRALRR from the coding sequence GTGCGGGTGATCGTCAGGACTTTCAGCGAGCTCTGCATCACCCTGGGCGCCCTGATCGTGCTGTTCGTCGCCTATGTGCTGTTCTGGACCGGCGTGCGCGCCGACCATGTCATGGGCGACCAGATCGAGCAATTGCGCGAGCAGTGGGCGAAGGAGTCCGTCCGGCCCAGGGTGACGGCCGCGCCCGGGACGTCCGGCACCCGAGAGGCCCCGGAGCCGTCGGCCTCGTACCAGAGCGGCAAGCCCTTCGCGATCATGTACATCCCGCGGCTCGGTTTCACGTGGAACAAGCCCGTGCTGGAGAACACCGCCACCGGCACCCTGAAGAAGGGCCTCGGTCACTACGCGAACACCGCGCGACTGGGGCAGAAGGGCAACTTCGCGGTGGCCGGCCACCGGCGCACGTACGGCGACCCCTTCAAGGACTTCCCCCGGCTGCGCCGCGGGGACGCGGTGGTGCTGACGGACGGGGCGACCTGGTTCACGTACCGGATCGACAAAGGTCCTTACCGGACCGTGCCCTCGGACATCGAGGTGATCGACCCTGTGCCACGTAAGTCGGGGTATACGCGTCCGGGCCGCTACCTCACACTGACCACGTGTGATCCGGAGTGGGGGCACAGCCACCGGCTGATCGTCTGGGCGCACCTGGACTCCACACAGCCTGTGGACACCGGGAAACCACGGGCTCTACGCCGTTAG
- the crgA gene encoding cell division protein CrgA — protein sequence MPKSRIRKKADYTPPPAKQATAIKLTSRSWVAPVMLAMFLIGLAWIVVFYVTDGSLPIDSLGNWNIVVGFGFIAAGFGVSTQWK from the coding sequence GTGCCGAAGTCACGTATCCGCAAGAAGGCCGACTACACGCCGCCTCCGGCGAAGCAGGCGACCGCCATCAAGCTGACCAGCCGATCCTGGGTCGCACCGGTGATGCTGGCCATGTTCCTCATCGGCCTGGCCTGGATCGTCGTCTTCTATGTGACCGACGGTTCGCTGCCCATCGACAGCCTGGGCAACTGGAACATCGTGGTGGGCTTCGGGTTCATCGCCGCCGGATTCGGCGTCTCCACGCAGTGGAAGTAA
- a CDS encoding serine/threonine protein kinase, with amino-acid sequence MGEVFAGRYELVDPIGRGGVGAVWRAWDHRRRRYVAAKVLQQRDAHALLRFVREQALRIDHPHVLAPASWAADDDKVLFTMDLVAGGSLVHLVGDYGPLPPPFVCTLLDQLLAGLSAVHAEGVVHRDVKPANILLEATGTARPRLRLSDFGIAMRLGEPRLTETNLVVGTPGYIAPEQMLGAEPDFPADLFAVGLVALYLLEGSKPDAKALVQYFAAHGTPSAPKGIPEPLWQVVASMLQPDPQARFRTATGARKALASAVELLPPPGPDDEVIEIFDQLGPLPPGFGPQGPHRRASGVDAGPGTSGTGASGSAGGNREGRGRRGTGEGRAEEEPSWGAEGGAGRGRGEGTGTGGQTSGGNVHPVFGHPRSAAAHGVPGSEASFQGAGTGPGQADPDLSPAPSRPGSGSGSGSGSGSGSGSGAAYPSASHPPQLSGAHPAATGPGTGSGTGPSSGSGSGSGFGAGSGTGSGPVPAWPGSDPSVPHPDNSGALGRGDTGPSGGSRIPLSGLTSDWRPPTDHGWSETNGPHPSSPDAGVVPNAPHHRTGPPPEPNNAGPRPHSGSVPPADAPFHPPALYGERPTPGQPTTMSDTGSFHLPPPQSTASSPGTPPTPTPQAQPQPPDPQAQRHRKHRRHAAPVSPHDPTHVLPSPRPTAPPYPAQHSPAPPRHRAEPSTASYTAEAPRVPSSAQAITRRRPRSGPPPKVAIPILLLALACYAVGIWALTRI; translated from the coding sequence ATGGGTGAGGTCTTCGCCGGACGGTACGAACTGGTCGACCCGATCGGTCGCGGAGGGGTCGGCGCCGTCTGGCGTGCCTGGGACCACCGCCGTCGGCGCTATGTCGCCGCCAAGGTCCTGCAGCAGCGGGACGCACACGCGTTGCTGCGCTTCGTCCGCGAACAGGCGCTGCGGATCGACCATCCCCATGTACTGGCGCCGGCCAGCTGGGCCGCGGACGACGACAAGGTCCTGTTCACCATGGATCTGGTCGCCGGCGGCTCTCTGGTCCACCTCGTCGGCGATTACGGCCCGCTGCCTCCCCCCTTTGTCTGCACCCTGCTCGACCAGCTCCTGGCCGGGCTGTCCGCGGTGCACGCGGAAGGCGTGGTCCACCGCGACGTCAAGCCCGCCAACATCCTGCTGGAAGCCACCGGCACGGCCCGCCCCCGGCTGCGGCTGTCCGATTTCGGCATCGCCATGCGGCTGGGCGAGCCCCGCCTGACGGAGACCAACCTGGTGGTCGGAACACCCGGCTACATCGCGCCCGAGCAGATGCTGGGCGCCGAACCCGACTTCCCCGCGGATCTCTTCGCCGTCGGCCTGGTCGCGCTGTATCTCCTGGAGGGCTCCAAGCCGGACGCCAAGGCCCTCGTGCAGTACTTCGCGGCCCACGGCACGCCGAGCGCGCCCAAGGGCATACCCGAGCCGCTGTGGCAGGTCGTCGCGTCGATGCTCCAGCCGGATCCCCAGGCCCGCTTCCGCACGGCCACCGGGGCCCGCAAGGCACTGGCCTCCGCCGTGGAACTCCTCCCGCCCCCGGGCCCCGACGACGAAGTGATCGAGATCTTCGACCAACTCGGCCCGCTGCCACCGGGTTTCGGTCCACAAGGCCCCCACCGACGGGCATCGGGAGTGGACGCAGGACCGGGCACCTCCGGGACGGGGGCTTCCGGATCGGCAGGAGGGAACAGGGAAGGAAGAGGCAGGAGAGGAACAGGCGAGGGACGAGCCGAGGAAGAACCCAGCTGGGGAGCTGAAGGAGGAGCGGGAAGAGGAAGAGGTGAAGGCACCGGGACCGGCGGACAGACATCAGGGGGGAACGTCCACCCCGTCTTCGGCCACCCGCGCTCCGCAGCCGCCCACGGCGTCCCAGGTTCCGAGGCGTCCTTCCAGGGCGCGGGCACCGGGCCGGGCCAGGCAGACCCCGATCTGAGCCCGGCGCCTTCCCGTCCCGGCTCGGGCTCGGGCTCCGGCTCCGGCTCCGGCTCCGGCTCCGGCTCCGGGGCTGCCTACCCCTCCGCAAGCCACCCGCCTCAGCTCTCCGGCGCGCACCCTGCGGCCACCGGCCCCGGCACGGGCTCTGGCACTGGGCCGAGTTCGGGTTCGGGTTCGGGTTCGGGCTTCGGCGCGGGTTCCGGCACGGGCTCGGGCCCTGTCCCGGCATGGCCGGGCTCCGACCCCTCGGTTCCGCACCCCGACAACTCCGGAGCGCTCGGCCGGGGCGACACCGGTCCCTCTGGAGGGAGCCGCATCCCTCTCTCTGGACTGACCAGCGACTGGCGACCTCCCACCGATCACGGATGGTCGGAGACCAACGGCCCCCACCCCTCCAGCCCTGACGCCGGCGTCGTACCCAACGCTCCACACCACCGCACCGGCCCGCCCCCGGAACCGAACAACGCGGGCCCCCGCCCCCACAGCGGTTCCGTCCCGCCGGCCGACGCGCCGTTCCATCCCCCCGCCCTCTATGGCGAACGGCCCACCCCCGGACAGCCGACCACCATGTCGGACACCGGCAGCTTCCACCTGCCACCCCCGCAGTCCACGGCGTCCTCCCCCGGGACGCCCCCCACCCCCACTCCACAGGCACAGCCACAGCCCCCAGATCCACAGGCGCAGCGGCACCGGAAGCACCGCCGCCACGCGGCCCCCGTCTCCCCCCACGACCCCACCCACGTGCTGCCCTCCCCCCGGCCGACCGCGCCCCCGTACCCCGCTCAGCACTCACCGGCGCCGCCGCGCCACCGCGCTGAACCCTCTACTGCTTCGTACACCGCCGAAGCCCCGCGGGTTCCCTCCTCCGCGCAGGCGATTACGCGGCGACGCCCCCGCTCGGGCCCACCGCCCAAGGTGGCCATCCCGATCCTTCTCCTGGCGCTGGCCTGCTACGCCGTCGGCATCTGGGCCCTGACCCGCATCTGA
- a CDS encoding peptidylprolyl isomerase, translating to MAEQLYATLKTNHGDIEVRLLPNHAPKTVRNFVELAQGEREWTHPATGEKSTKRLYDGTVFHRVISGFMIQGGDPLGTGIGGPGYEFEDEFHPDLGFNKPYLLAMANAGPGTNGSQFFITVSPTAWLNRKHTIFGEVTDPASQKVVDAIAAVPTSRPNDRPVNDVVIESVVVETRQG from the coding sequence GTGGCCGAGCAGCTTTACGCCACCCTGAAGACGAACCACGGCGACATCGAAGTCCGGCTTCTGCCGAACCACGCCCCGAAGACCGTCCGTAACTTCGTCGAACTCGCCCAGGGCGAGCGCGAGTGGACCCACCCGGCCACCGGTGAGAAGTCCACCAAGAGGCTCTACGACGGCACGGTCTTCCACCGCGTCATCAGCGGTTTCATGATCCAGGGCGGCGACCCGCTGGGCACCGGCATCGGCGGCCCGGGCTACGAGTTCGAGGACGAGTTCCACCCCGACCTCGGCTTCAACAAGCCCTACCTGCTGGCCATGGCCAACGCCGGCCCGGGTACCAACGGCTCGCAGTTCTTCATCACCGTCTCCCCGACGGCGTGGCTGAACCGCAAGCACACCATCTTCGGCGAGGTCACCGACCCGGCCAGCCAGAAGGTCGTGGACGCCATCGCCGCCGTCCCGACCTCGCGTCCCAACGACCGTCCGGTCAACGACGTCGTCATCGAGTCCGTCGTCGTCGAGACCCGCCAGGGCTGA
- a CDS encoding DUF881 domain-containing protein has product MSNSADSPGTGSSPVRRRVLRPVRVLTAGVFALAGLIFFTSFNTAKGTNIRTDTSLLKLSDLIQERSRENGELDESNGTLRQDIDSLAERDDGSTKAEDDRLAALEKSAGTEELTGQALSVTLNDAPPDATAKLPGYPEPQPDYLVIHQQDLQAVVNALWQGGAQGIKVMDQRLISTSAVRCVGNTLILQGRVYSPPYKITAVGDPEKLRTALTASPAIQNYMVYVNVYGLGWKVEEDGRVTLPGYSGTVDLQYAQPVE; this is encoded by the coding sequence TTGAGCAATTCTGCCGACTCCCCCGGGACGGGATCCAGTCCTGTCCGCCGACGAGTTCTCCGGCCGGTGCGGGTGCTCACGGCCGGTGTCTTCGCTCTCGCCGGACTCATCTTCTTCACCAGTTTCAACACCGCCAAGGGCACCAACATCCGCACGGACACGTCGCTGCTGAAGTTGTCCGACCTGATCCAGGAGCGCAGTCGCGAGAACGGCGAGCTCGACGAGTCCAACGGGACCCTGCGCCAGGACATCGACTCGCTCGCCGAGCGGGACGACGGCAGCACCAAGGCCGAGGACGACAGACTGGCGGCCCTGGAGAAGAGCGCGGGCACCGAGGAGCTCACCGGCCAGGCCCTCTCGGTCACCCTCAACGACGCCCCGCCGGACGCCACCGCCAAGCTCCCCGGCTATCCCGAACCGCAGCCCGACTACCTGGTCATCCACCAGCAGGACCTCCAGGCGGTGGTGAACGCCCTGTGGCAGGGAGGCGCCCAGGGCATCAAGGTCATGGACCAGCGGCTGATCTCCACCAGCGCCGTGCGCTGCGTGGGCAACACCCTGATCCTCCAGGGCCGCGTCTACTCGCCGCCGTACAAGATCACGGCGGTCGGGGACCCGGAGAAGCTGCGGACGGCGCTCACCGCCTCGCCGGCGATCCAGAACTACATGGTGTACGTCAACGTCTACGGGCTCGGCTGGAAAGTCGAGGAGGACGGACGGGTGACTCTGCCCGGCTACTCGGGCACAGTGGATCTGCAGTACGCACAGCCTGTGGAATAG